In a genomic window of Acipenser ruthenus chromosome 41, fAciRut3.2 maternal haplotype, whole genome shotgun sequence:
- the LOC117433551 gene encoding NLR family CARD domain-containing protein 3-like, whose translation MTAPMDYRKLIEKDKETLTKWISENPAPLLRWLYDRSILTQFQYYSLLEKTPNNCVRSLLDLIFQDQCVCKDQEFIKLYKNQNICETFLQILREVQDYYCIELESWLHQHYKEIKTRDPPAIPDEPKKKKSFSLFRSKKTQSYNVEHNLQQPEGEGGSFKNPHWRVELNIHKRSIIRKTENITDNVEDSKLRTHIEIRYTDLFVTDDDSSLDTSQHEYFSLANRRARIYNHHKYQRIKPRDLLSPLPGIDRSPRRAKVKGIAGIGKSIAMQRVMHEWAMGITMRNFTCIFDFTFRELNLLEGNHSLVNLISRKFNYLERILPDLLKKPKYLLFLLDGLDEFRYQLDFEGQEKFVDVTTEVPVQELVVSLLKGSLLPEASVITTTRPSSDIPTRFCHRSSIILGFEEQQVEEYCLKFYKDSKVSRRVYEYISENDSLFGLTFIPLYCYIICTALNEFFTSSSEKPFELSPPKTVGEVYYCYLYTVLRHHTINTSVSKSNVFSSVKNELMQLGRLAYHNLLSNKILFDKNDLENFGFAEKSFHNTFLSQILVRVKEKEVEMFAFFHMTIQEHLAALYCVVKTSNEDFLKSLDLWCFGTPPAEPTISAFLSTSTNLMEKCKLENMQMFTRFFMGLVTAGLEGKLNGLDKAMDESILVGLCQWFKTQFQKNLSNQQVLNLLHCLMELQQDSVVKEVAQEIKTVKLFKMTLNLVDCVALHYVLQYSNHNLEELNLGYSNIGNQGLKRLETILHKCETLFLRYSCLDKEAAILESEVLKSPDCQVKKLFMCGNNIGSEGVLQLWTALETNQTLEELYLDITGITEEGTETIIPCLNKNTTLKTLIIVGNDLGDIGKKRLQELSKRRLSLKIIGNFVEDLGLLEAYLAWVEEMKEDRDQMESVKNVNALQSVLNELSFPAQGSPEAREKAKELKEKITELLNSPQFVALRS comes from the exons ATGACCGCTCCTATGGACTATAGGAAACTGATCGAGAAGGACAAGGAAACACTGACAAAGTGGATCAGTGAGAACCCGGCCCCTCTATTGCGCTGGCTCTATGACCGATCCATCCTCACCCAGTTCCAGTACTACAGCCTACTGGAGAAGACTCCCAATAACTGTGTCAGATCATTGCTGGACCTCATCTTTCAGGACCAGTGTGTCTGCAAGGACCAGGAATTCATCAAGCTCTATAAGAACCAGAATATCTGTGAAACCTTCCTGCAGATCCTGCGAGAGGTTCAGGATTATTATTGCATTGAGCTGGAGAGCTGGCTTCATCAACACTACAAGGAGATCAAGACCAGAGATCCTCCTGCCATTCCAGACG aaccaaaaaagaagaaaagcttTTCTTTATTTCGGTCAAAGAAGACACAGTCATACAATGTTGAACACAATCTTCAGCAGCCAGAAG GTGAAGGAGGAAGTTTCAAAAATCCACACTGGAGGG TTGAATTGAACATACACAAGAGAAGTATCATCAGAAAGACTGAGAACATCACTGACAATGTTGAGGACTCCAAATTGCGAACCCACATAGAGATCCGCTACACAGATCTCTTCGTGACAGATGATGACTCCAGCTTGGATACCAGCCAGCACGAGTACTTCTCTCTGGCAAACCGGCGTGCGAGGATCTACAATCACCACAAATATCAGAGGATCAAACCCAGAGACCTTCTGTCTCCGCTGCCAGGGATAGACAGGTCCCCAAGAAGGGCAAAGGTGAAAGGTATAGCAGGTATCGGGAAAAGCATAGCTATGCAAAGGGTGATGCATGAGTGGGCAATGGGCATCACCATGAGAAACTTCACCTGCATTTTTGACTTCACCTTCCGGGAGTTGAACTTGCTGGAGGGCAATCATAGCCTGGTGAATCTCATAAGCAGAAAGTTTAACTACTTGGAGAGGATACTGCCTGACCTCCTAAAAAAACCCAAATACCTTCTGTTCCTGCTTGATGGTCTTGATGAGTTCAGGTACCAGCTTGATTTTGAAGGGCAGGAGAAGTTTGTAGATGTCACTACTGAAGTCCCTGTGCAAGAGTTGGTGGTGTCTCTTCTCAAGGGAAGCCTATTACCCGAAGCCTCTGTGATCACCACTACACGACCCTCCTCAGACATCCCAACTAGATTCTGCCACCGAAGTTCTATCATCCTTGGCTTTGAGGAACAGCAGGTTGAAGAGTACTGCCTAAAGTTCTACAAAGATTCCAAGGTTTCCAGGAGAGTCTATGAGTATATTTCGGAAAATGACAGCCTCTTTGGCCTGACCTTTATCCCACTGTATTGCTACATCATCTGCACAGCACTCAACGAGTTTTTCACCAGCAGTTCTGAAAAACCATTTGAACTCAGCCCACCCAAGACTGTGGGAGAAGTTTATTACTGCTATCTTTACACTGTCCTCAGGCACCACACCATCAATACTAGCGTTTCCAAAAGCAATGTTTTCTCTTCTGTTAAAAATGAGTTGATGCAGCTTGGGAGACTGGCCTATCACAACCTTCTGAGCAACAAGATTCTTTTTGATAAAAACGATCTGGAGAactttggttttgcagaaaagagttTCCATAATACGTTCCTGAGTCAGATTTTGGTTCGGGTAAAAGAGAAAGAAGTCGAGATGTTTGCATTCTTCCACATGACCATTCAGGAGCACCTAGCAGCTCTCTACTGTGTTGTGAAAACCTCAAATGAAGACTTTCTCAAAAGCCTTGATCTCTGGTGTTTTGGCACACCCCCGGCAGAGCCTACAATCAGTGCATTCCTAAGCACTTCCACAAATCTGATGGAGAAGTGCAAGCTGGAAAACATGCAGATGTTTACTAGGTTCTTCATGGGACTTGTCACCGCTGGATTAGAAGGCAAACTCAATGGCTTGGACAAAGCCATGGATGAGAGCATTTTGGTGGGACTCTGCCAATGGTTCAAGACACAGTTTCAGAAGAACCTTTCCAACCAGCAGGTGCTAAATCTCCTCCACTGTCTAATGGAACTTCAACAGGACAGTGTAGTAAAAGAGGTGGCCCAAGAAATCAAGACTGTCAAACTGTTCAAAATGACCCTCAACCTTGTTGACTGTGTCGCCCTCCATTATGTTCTTCAGTATTCAAACCACAATCTGGAAGAGCTCAACCTGGGTTACTCTAACATAGGCAACCAAGGGCTGAAAAGATTAGAAACCATTCTTCACAAATGCGAAACTCTCTT tcTTCGCTACAGTTGCCTTGACAAAGAAGCTGCCATTTTGGAGTCAGAAGTTTTAAAATCCCCAGATTGTCAAGTGAAGAAACTGTT CATGTGCGGTAACAACATTGGATCTGAGGGTGTGCTGCAGCTGTGGACAGCGCTGGAGACGAACCAGACTTTGGAAGAGCTCTACCTGGACATCACAGGCATCACAGAGGAGGGCACAGAAACCATCATCCCCTGCCTGAACAAAAACaccacactgaagacgctgat TATTGTAGGGAATGACCTTGGGGACATAGGGAAGAAAAGACTTCAGGAGCTGAGCAAACGCAGATTGTCTCTGAAGATCATTGGGAACTTTGTGGAGGACCTGGGTCTCCTTGAAGCCTACCTGGCCTGGGTGGAAGAGATGAAGGAGGATCGGGACCAGATGGAGTCTGTGAAGAATGTCAACGCACTCCAGTCTGTACTCAATGAGCTGAGTTTCCCAGCACAGGGGTCACCAGAAGCCAGAGAAAAAGCCAAAGAGCTAAAGGAGAAGATCACAGAACTGCTTAACTCTCCTCAGTTTGTAGCATTGAGATCATAA
- the LOC131709059 gene encoding sialoadhesin-like, with product MKLVLAAFLQWVLFEGLLRESVCTEWTAQLPETISAVEGSCVVIPCAFTYPKGVEASITAVWYTSRSIFQSLVVYNGEDPLKVDARFLGRAFLIGNLTSGDCALKIDKVKTTDGQRYYVSFHAKGQKFRFQDQKVTLSVSKTPEKPRITNPGLLTEGQPVTVNCTTEYTCPSNPPTVDWGGVNGTVILQYTAKQQVAWAVTSSITFTPSYRDSQIQCQVKYPGRNNVTEHRPIHVKCK from the exons ATGAAGCTTGTCTTAGCCGCTTTCCTGCAATGGGTTTTGTTTGAAG GACTCCTGAGGGAGAGTGTTTGCACTGAGTGGACGGCACAGCTACCAGAGACCATATCCGCAGTAGAAGGATCTTGCGTGGTTATCCCCTGCGCATTTACATACCCCAAAGGTGTGGAAGCATCCATCACAGCGGTCTGGTACACGAGTAGAAGCATATTTCAGAGCCTCGTAGTGTACAATGGCGAGGATCCGCTGAAGGTAGATGCTCGATTCCTTGGGCGAGCGTTTCTGATTGGGAACCTGACGTCTGGCGATTGCGCTCTGAAGATTGATAAAGTGAAGACGACTGATGGGCAACGTTATTACGTCTCATTTCATGCGAAAGGACAGAAGTTCAGGTTCCAGGATCAAAAGGTCACACTTAGTGTTTCAA AGACCCCGGAGAAACCCCGTATAACTAACCCTGGCCTCTTAACAGAAGGACAGCCTGTCACTGTGAACTGCACGACTGAGTACACCTGCCCTTCGAACCCTCCTACTGTAGACTGGGGCGGAGTCAATGGAACAGTCATCCTCCAATACACAGCCAAACAGCAGGTTGCATGGGCGGTGACCTCCTCAATCACGTTCACACCCTCCTACCGGGACAGTCAGATACAATGCCAGGTGAAGTATCCTGGAAGGAACAATGTGACGGAGCACAGACCAATACACGTCAAGTGTAAGTGA